A window from uncultured Desulfobacter sp. encodes these proteins:
- a CDS encoding Thivi_2564 family membrane protein, whose amino-acid sequence MARNLLLRWMVNNSIPMDRKMKQILNIVVVIVVVLWVGSQFSGFNFLP is encoded by the coding sequence ATGGCCAGAAATTTGCTCTTACGATGGATGGTGAACAATTCCATTCCCATGGACAGGAAAATGAAACAGATTCTAAACATCGTGGTTGTCATTGTCGTGGTTTTATGGGTGGGCAGCCAGTTTTCCGGATTTAATTTTCTGCCCTGA
- a CDS encoding HAD-IIB family hydrolase gives MKELIVFDLDGTIAESKSSLDPEMSALLHDLLGIVKVAVISGGDWSQFDKQLLSNFPQDERLNNLILLPTCGTKFYKYTGLWKKIYSEDFTADEKEKIISSLKKAIEAAGFTNGKIWGEIIEDRGSQITFSALGQQAPLKEKKKWDPDFIKRKKIKSILDTFIPEFSVRLGGTTSIDVTKPGIDKAYGIGKLKDILGIAIDEMIFIGDALFPGGNDYPAKEAGVVSIQVRDPNESKRVIETIIACLDG, from the coding sequence ATGAAAGAACTTATTGTTTTTGATCTGGATGGCACGATTGCCGAAAGCAAATCATCTCTTGATCCTGAAATGTCAGCATTGCTGCATGATCTTCTCGGCATCGTAAAAGTGGCTGTGATTTCCGGAGGCGATTGGTCTCAATTTGATAAACAATTGCTCTCGAATTTTCCCCAGGACGAACGCCTCAATAATCTGATTCTCCTTCCGACATGTGGAACAAAGTTCTACAAATACACTGGGCTTTGGAAAAAAATTTATTCCGAAGATTTCACTGCGGATGAAAAGGAAAAAATCATCAGTTCTTTAAAGAAGGCGATAGAAGCAGCCGGTTTCACGAACGGAAAAATTTGGGGAGAGATTATTGAAGACCGGGGGAGTCAGATAACATTTTCAGCATTGGGGCAACAGGCTCCTCTAAAAGAAAAGAAAAAATGGGATCCTGATTTCATCAAGCGGAAAAAGATCAAATCAATCCTTGACACGTTTATTCCAGAGTTTTCAGTACGCCTGGGTGGCACCACATCCATTGATGTCACAAAGCCTGGGATTGATAAAGCATATGGAATTGGAAAACTTAAGGACATCCTCGGCATTGCCATTGATGAGATGATTTTTATCGGGGACGCCTTGTTCCCCGGCGGGAACGACTATCCGGCCAAAGAAGCAGGGGTTGTTTCCATCCAGGTCAGGGATCCCAATGAGTCGAAACGGGTGATTGAAACGATCATCGCTTGTTTGGATGGCTGA
- the hflC gene encoding protease modulator HflC, whose translation MKFTLKAVTVAIAMAIVIVLYGGLYTLEEGLQAIVVQFGRPVGEPVTEAGLHMKLPFVQEVRRFEKRLLVWDGDPNQVPTKGREFIWVDTTARWRIADAKKFLENVASEKGAQSRLNDILDSVVRDQVSSSELVELVRSASWEVPEGEALKEIPKEREEELKREIARGREEITRTILTEAQKIIPQYGIELVDVRIKRLDYVESVREKVYERMISERKRIAAQFRSEGEGRSAEILGTMEKELRQIRSTAYRQVQEVQGKADAEATQIYGHAYNKNPEFYAFLRTLESYKEKTNKNSVLILTTDSDFYQYIKQASPGGKNRGFPSKETSRTETKN comes from the coding sequence ATGAAGTTTACTTTGAAAGCAGTAACCGTCGCAATAGCGATGGCGATCGTTATAGTACTCTATGGCGGTCTATATACATTGGAAGAGGGGTTGCAGGCCATTGTCGTGCAGTTTGGCCGGCCTGTTGGGGAACCGGTGACCGAGGCTGGGCTGCACATGAAACTGCCCTTTGTGCAGGAGGTCCGGCGATTCGAAAAGCGTCTGCTGGTCTGGGACGGAGATCCGAACCAGGTTCCCACCAAGGGGCGCGAGTTCATTTGGGTGGATACCACCGCCCGATGGCGGATTGCCGATGCGAAAAAATTTCTGGAGAATGTAGCCAGCGAAAAAGGGGCCCAGTCGCGTCTGAACGATATTCTCGATTCGGTGGTACGCGACCAGGTGTCAAGCAGCGAACTCGTTGAACTCGTGCGCAGCGCATCGTGGGAAGTGCCCGAGGGCGAGGCCCTGAAGGAGATACCAAAGGAGCGCGAAGAGGAACTTAAAAGGGAGATTGCCCGGGGCAGGGAGGAGATCACCCGAACAATACTGACTGAAGCACAGAAGATCATCCCGCAATACGGTATTGAACTTGTGGATGTTCGTATCAAGCGACTTGACTACGTTGAAAGCGTCCGTGAAAAGGTCTATGAGCGCATGATTTCCGAGCGTAAGCGCATTGCAGCACAGTTCCGTTCCGAAGGCGAGGGACGCAGCGCCGAGATCCTCGGCACAATGGAAAAAGAGCTACGCCAGATTCGCTCAACAGCCTACCGCCAGGTGCAGGAGGTCCAAGGCAAAGCCGACGCTGAAGCGACGCAAATCTATGGCCACGCGTACAATAAAAATCCGGAATTCTACGCCTTTTTGCGCACCCTTGAAAGCTACAAGGAAAAAACGAATAAGAATTCAGTACTGATTCTCACCACGGACAGCGACTTCTATCAATATATCAAACAGGCGAGCCCAGGGGGAAAAAACCGGGGTTTTCCATCGAAAGAGACGTCAAGGACGGAGACAAAGAACTGA
- a CDS encoding NAD-binding protein — translation MRTVFIGAGEVSVETAKALTTKGQEVIIIETDKAKIDELSEEMDCSFLQGDGSRPDILREVNPEQTDFLFCLTNSDQVNVIASLVGRSLGFKRVVTSIHDEQFEVICHELGLKDTIIPSRTISRYLADMIGGRENVELSTVLKNEARFFTFTAKEEDAVVVKELTLPAEARVVCYYREDKFAHADEETTLHTGDEIVILTHSKNLGELEKRWQPKQRDETLSDSAFSKKNKQK, via the coding sequence ATGAGAACTGTGTTTATTGGAGCCGGCGAAGTCAGCGTTGAAACCGCTAAGGCACTCACCACTAAAGGCCAAGAAGTCATCATCATCGAGACCGACAAGGCCAAAATAGACGAATTGTCCGAAGAGATGGACTGCAGCTTTCTGCAAGGTGATGGCAGCCGCCCCGACATCCTGCGTGAAGTGAATCCCGAACAGACCGACTTCCTGTTCTGTTTGACCAATAGCGACCAGGTCAACGTCATTGCCAGCCTCGTGGGCCGATCCCTCGGATTCAAGCGGGTCGTGACGAGCATTCATGATGAACAATTCGAGGTCATCTGCCACGAGTTGGGGTTGAAGGACACGATCATCCCATCCCGTACGATCAGCCGTTATCTGGCGGACATGATCGGCGGCAGGGAAAACGTCGAGCTGTCCACGGTTCTCAAAAACGAGGCCCGGTTTTTCACGTTCACCGCCAAGGAAGAAGATGCTGTCGTGGTCAAAGAGCTGACGCTGCCCGCAGAAGCCCGCGTCGTTTGCTATTATCGGGAAGACAAGTTCGCCCATGCCGATGAGGAGACCACGCTGCACACAGGCGACGAGATTGTAATTTTGACACACAGCAAAAACTTGGGTGAATTGGAAAAGCGCTGGCAGCCAAAACAACGGGATGAAACGCTGTCGGATTCGGCCTTCAGCAAGAAGAACAAGCAGAAGTGA
- a CDS encoding nucleotide exchange factor GrpE, whose protein sequence is MADKLQEDTLAGANDSEPQANNNFNQEDSESRYSEEKKTDIAASIWKDKYLHLLADLENTKKRNARSYAQEAEGQKEELLIDVLQIADGLDLALIHISSEEDGRKILQGIELLREILDKFFIKYDVKMIAAFGEVFDPNFHEAIGMVQHPSAAANTVVRVERKGYLYHEKLLRPSQVLVSAG, encoded by the coding sequence ATGGCTGATAAATTACAGGAAGATACGCTTGCCGGGGCCAATGATTCAGAGCCCCAGGCAAATAACAACTTTAATCAAGAAGATTCAGAGTCAAGATATTCTGAGGAGAAAAAAACGGATATAGCAGCATCTATCTGGAAAGACAAATATCTTCATTTACTTGCCGACCTTGAAAACACTAAAAAACGTAATGCTCGATCCTATGCCCAGGAGGCGGAGGGCCAAAAAGAAGAATTATTGATAGACGTACTCCAGATCGCTGACGGTTTGGATTTAGCACTGATCCATATCTCCAGTGAAGAGGATGGCCGGAAGATCCTTCAGGGTATTGAGCTGCTCCGGGAAATTCTTGATAAGTTCTTTATCAAATATGATGTAAAAATGATTGCCGCCTTTGGAGAAGTGTTTGACCCTAATTTTCACGAAGCCATTGGCATGGTTCAGCACCCTTCAGCTGCTGCCAATACTGTGGTTAGAGTCGAAAGAAAGGGATATTTGTATCATGAGAAACTTTTGCGCCCATCACAGGTGTTGGTGTCTGCCGGTTAA
- a CDS encoding potassium transporter TrkG has protein sequence MGKQAIELSYAVRLRVVFKYFGQLSLVLAALSLVPLVMSVIFRDTPVSLRYGIVIVGLSASGFGLARLRAPSRVQVNEGMVLVALMFIFTPLVMSYPMMGSGLDFLDAFFEAVSGVTTTGLSTKATLAGAPQTFLFARAWMQWYGGLGVVVFSLALIMQPGLVAKGLAATAAETDDLVGGTRAYARRALKVYGGLTALGIIGSLAVGVGFLDAVLYTFAAVSTGGFAPNDGSLATFGRPAQLWITLLCLAGAIPLAFYYRLFKEKRRVAVDFLQLQAVIIASLVVSLAVGATMWLSAGMAWPQVLHHAPLLAISAQTTAGFSSMPCAQLDGGSKLVLIFSMLVGGGAGSTAGGFKLLRLLIVASVFRLILLRTGLSKHAVIEPRLAGRRLIDDEIHAALLLIVMFVAVVVFSWLPFVAMGYSPLDSLFEVVSATGTAGLSVGLTSAKLPALLKGILCVDMLMGRLEIIAWLVMFYPGTWFGRRMEGT, from the coding sequence GTGGGCAAACAAGCAATTGAACTCAGCTACGCTGTCCGGCTTCGTGTGGTCTTCAAGTATTTCGGTCAACTGAGCCTCGTGCTCGCCGCACTGTCGCTTGTACCGCTGGTGATGTCGGTTATTTTTCGTGACACACCAGTCAGCCTTCGGTATGGCATTGTGATCGTCGGGCTTTCAGCCTCCGGGTTCGGTTTGGCGCGACTGCGCGCCCCTTCAAGGGTGCAGGTCAATGAAGGCATGGTGTTGGTTGCACTGATGTTTATTTTCACTCCGCTCGTGATGTCTTATCCAATGATGGGCTCGGGGTTGGATTTCCTTGATGCCTTCTTCGAGGCCGTCTCCGGCGTCACGACCACGGGTCTGAGCACGAAGGCGACGCTTGCTGGCGCGCCGCAGACGTTTCTTTTTGCCCGCGCCTGGATGCAGTGGTACGGTGGTCTGGGCGTTGTTGTATTTTCACTGGCGCTCATTATGCAACCAGGTCTGGTGGCCAAAGGCCTGGCTGCAACAGCGGCCGAAACAGATGATTTGGTCGGTGGCACACGGGCATACGCACGGCGAGCCCTGAAAGTCTATGGCGGTTTGACCGCCCTCGGCATCATCGGCTCCCTGGCGGTGGGAGTCGGGTTCTTGGACGCGGTGCTGTATACATTTGCGGCGGTCTCTACCGGGGGCTTTGCCCCGAATGACGGCAGTCTCGCGACGTTCGGCAGACCCGCACAGCTGTGGATTACCCTGCTCTGCCTCGCCGGTGCGATCCCGCTGGCGTTCTATTACCGATTATTTAAGGAGAAGCGGCGCGTTGCAGTGGACTTTCTGCAACTCCAGGCCGTCATAATCGCTTCTCTGGTCGTTTCGCTGGCAGTGGGTGCCACCATGTGGCTGAGCGCCGGCATGGCCTGGCCGCAAGTGCTCCACCACGCGCCCTTGCTGGCCATTTCCGCGCAGACAACTGCTGGATTTTCCTCGATGCCGTGTGCACAACTTGATGGGGGCTCGAAGCTGGTCCTGATTTTTTCGATGCTTGTGGGCGGAGGCGCAGGGTCGACCGCGGGCGGATTCAAACTGCTGCGGCTGTTGATCGTGGCGAGTGTGTTTCGGCTGATCCTCCTTCGGACCGGCCTGTCGAAACACGCCGTCATCGAGCCCCGGTTGGCTGGCCGTCGACTGATAGATGACGAGATCCACGCGGCCCTTCTCCTCATTGTGATGTTCGTCGCCGTCGTCGTGTTCTCCTGGCTTCCCTTTGTTGCAATGGGATACAGCCCGCTCGACTCCTTGTTTGAAGTGGTTTCGGCCACGGGAACGGCAGGGCTTTCTGTGGGGCTGACGAGTGCAAAGCTGCCCGCACTGCTTAAGGGGATTTTGTGTGTTGACATGCTGATGGGAAGACTTGAAATCATCGCGTGGCTTGTGATGTTTTACCCTGGGACCTGGTTTGGCAGGAGAATGGAGGGAACATGA
- a CDS encoding SufD family Fe-S cluster assembly protein: MIELQNLSFEVHETNNGSDTIAVRSIISDISFTFESGKIYAVTGPNGSGKSTLAKLIMGIHAPSRGMIRFMDEDITGMAIDERSRAGIAYGFQHPARFKGTTFRDLLAIASGQDDEDTLARIISRVGICSMDFLDKPVDAKLSGGEIKKIEMATIIARNPKLAIYDEPDTGIDLWTIQPMVDLIRRENRKNNATTIVVSHNRAFLEAADTLLLIKDGKIAYTGDMDGAESMLDDQGVCTLNDLCRGAYNIRKNGKLLGRKVSANIDIRTHEEKSGIVVEIAPGTKNESLHIPVILSQAGLHDTVYNTFIIGEDADVTIIAGCGIHCGSSEPEGHSGIHEFVIKKNARMVYVEKHTALGSGTGKRTLNPTTKVFLEEHAKAEMELTQLQGVDQAKRKNEAVVGPGASLMITERVMTDNNQTAVSQNDVVLSGVDSRANIVSRSVIKGTSSQDFEVNLTAEARCYGHIECDAIIMDNGKSQTIPALKALHPDAELTHEASIGKIANDQLMKLMSLGLDYDQAVNTIIQGFLR; the protein is encoded by the coding sequence ATGATAGAACTACAGAATCTTTCGTTTGAAGTACATGAAACAAATAATGGGTCGGATACCATTGCGGTCCGGTCAATTATAAGCGATATCAGTTTTACATTTGAATCAGGCAAGATTTATGCGGTTACCGGTCCCAATGGTTCGGGAAAGTCCACTTTGGCCAAGCTGATCATGGGGATTCATGCACCCAGCCGGGGTATGATCCGGTTCATGGATGAAGATATCACCGGCATGGCCATTGATGAGCGCTCCAGGGCCGGTATAGCCTATGGTTTTCAGCATCCAGCCCGGTTCAAGGGCACCACCTTCCGGGATCTGCTGGCCATTGCATCGGGACAGGACGATGAAGATACACTGGCCAGAATTATCTCCCGGGTGGGGATATGTTCCATGGATTTTCTTGACAAGCCTGTGGATGCAAAACTTTCGGGCGGAGAGATCAAAAAGATTGAGATGGCCACCATTATTGCAAGAAATCCAAAACTGGCGATCTATGATGAGCCGGATACGGGTATTGATCTGTGGACTATCCAGCCCATGGTGGATCTCATCCGCCGGGAGAACCGGAAAAACAACGCCACCACCATTGTTGTCAGCCATAACAGGGCATTTCTTGAGGCAGCCGATACTCTTCTGCTAATTAAAGACGGGAAAATCGCCTATACAGGCGATATGGACGGTGCCGAATCGATGCTGGATGATCAGGGTGTCTGTACATTAAATGATTTATGCCGGGGGGCTTATAACATACGCAAAAACGGAAAACTGCTCGGCAGGAAAGTCTCTGCGAATATCGACATCCGCACCCATGAAGAAAAAAGCGGGATTGTTGTGGAGATAGCACCAGGTACAAAAAACGAGTCGCTTCACATTCCGGTGATCCTTTCCCAGGCCGGACTCCATGATACCGTATACAACACGTTTATCATTGGAGAAGATGCTGATGTTACCATTATTGCCGGCTGCGGCATCCATTGCGGCAGCAGTGAGCCGGAAGGTCATTCCGGTATCCACGAATTTGTGATCAAAAAAAATGCCCGGATGGTGTATGTGGAAAAACATACCGCACTAGGCAGCGGGACAGGGAAACGCACCCTCAACCCGACAACAAAGGTTTTTCTGGAGGAGCATGCAAAAGCTGAAATGGAGCTGACCCAGCTTCAAGGTGTCGATCAAGCCAAACGAAAAAACGAGGCTGTTGTGGGGCCGGGTGCATCATTGATGATCACCGAGCGGGTAATGACCGATAACAACCAGACAGCGGTTTCACAAAATGATGTGGTGCTTTCCGGCGTTGACAGCAGGGCCAATATTGTCTCCCGCTCTGTGATCAAGGGAACTTCTTCCCAGGATTTTGAGGTCAACTTAACGGCAGAGGCCCGCTGTTACGGCCATATTGAATGTGATGCCATCATTATGGATAATGGAAAGAGCCAGACCATTCCGGCCCTGAAAGCCCTGCATCCCGATGCCGAACTGACCCATGAGGCGTCCATCGGTAAAATTGCAAACGACCAGTTGATGAAATTAATGAGCCTGGGTCTGGATTATGACCAGGCCGTCAACACAATTATACAGGGGTTTTTAAGGTGA
- a CDS encoding BON domain-containing protein, with translation MKSKKTITYLIIVFFLFTFVASCAGTYEKESTGEYVDDSVITTKVKARIFEDPMLKMLQINVETFKGEVQLSGFVNSAAASAKAVAVTKSVKGVKSVMNSLILKNQPK, from the coding sequence ATGAAATCAAAAAAAACTATTACTTATTTGATCATTGTTTTTTTTCTGTTTACCTTTGTTGCCAGCTGTGCCGGAACATATGAAAAGGAAAGCACAGGCGAATACGTTGATGATTCCGTTATTACCACCAAGGTGAAGGCAAGAATATTTGAAGACCCCATGCTCAAGATGCTCCAGATCAATGTTGAAACGTTCAAGGGAGAGGTTCAGCTAAGCGGCTTTGTGAATTCTGCTGCGGCCTCTGCCAAAGCTGTGGCAGTGACTAAATCAGTGAAGGGGGTAAAATCTGTTATGAACAGCCTTATTCTCAAAAATCAACCCAAATAA
- a CDS encoding Hsp20/alpha crystallin family protein, with translation MFEKQSSNQYLAIQKAVAQARDTNYFQTGVTGRGVYPFINLFETDGNLVLAAELPGIKKEELTLEVREDVLRLSGARKIEYGADCSCHRLERKGLNFDRSLKLPFRIESDKIRAEFKDGLLQVFLPRAESDKPKKIIIS, from the coding sequence ATGTTTGAAAAACAATCAAGTAATCAGTATTTAGCTATCCAGAAGGCGGTGGCCCAGGCAAGGGACACCAATTATTTTCAGACCGGTGTTACCGGCCGAGGGGTTTATCCGTTTATTAATTTGTTTGAGACAGACGGAAACCTGGTGCTGGCAGCTGAATTGCCCGGAATCAAAAAAGAGGAATTAACACTGGAAGTCAGGGAAGATGTGCTGCGATTGTCCGGTGCCCGCAAAATTGAGTATGGCGCTGATTGCAGTTGCCACCGCCTGGAACGTAAAGGATTAAATTTTGATCGTTCCTTGAAACTGCCTTTCCGCATCGAAAGTGATAAAATTCGGGCAGAATTCAAAGATGGATTATTGCAGGTGTTCCTGCCAAGGGCAGAGTCGGATAAACCAAAAAAAATTATAATCAGTTAA
- a CDS encoding OmpA family protein, whose product MKFFSTMIALPLMIVLFSVGCAVRQPAQPIADFTPAMFNSKDYVAAVDNFLIILDASSSMDTNYMGNQKFAIAVQIVNRMGQTLPELDQNAGLRSFGHSPEVSDKQTVLFYGMENYTQKGLNEKTGLISSPGGTSPMHKAITEAGQDLAGLSGKTAVIILSDGQARVGLEFPVTLEAAQTLKDQLGSDFCFYPIIVGDDKDGVALMDEIARIGKCGFASNADSLLVGSGMTPFVKKVFLTEKPMAPKAQKIVPPMPDVWIIDEAYFDFDKVAVKPGAFDFLNKIAGFLKNNPKAFVKIQGHTDSVGTKAYNDVLSLQRAQAVRAYLMDKGVDENRMSCEGFGFSKPASSDKTEKGRALNRRVKIYPIK is encoded by the coding sequence ATGAAATTTTTTAGTACCATGATTGCTTTACCACTCATGATTGTTTTGTTTTCAGTCGGATGTGCAGTCCGGCAACCGGCTCAGCCCATTGCCGATTTTACCCCAGCCATGTTTAATTCAAAGGACTATGTTGCTGCTGTGGATAATTTTTTGATTATCCTTGATGCATCAAGTTCTATGGATACCAATTACATGGGGAATCAAAAATTTGCGATTGCCGTCCAGATTGTCAATCGCATGGGTCAAACCCTGCCGGAACTGGATCAGAATGCCGGGCTCAGATCTTTCGGGCACAGTCCGGAAGTGTCTGATAAACAGACGGTTCTTTTTTATGGCATGGAAAACTACACCCAGAAGGGTCTGAACGAAAAAACAGGTTTGATTTCATCACCCGGTGGCACCAGTCCGATGCATAAGGCAATAACCGAAGCCGGACAGGATCTTGCCGGTTTGTCCGGAAAAACAGCTGTGATCATTCTCTCTGACGGTCAGGCCCGGGTCGGTTTAGAATTTCCTGTGACTCTGGAAGCTGCACAAACGTTGAAGGATCAACTGGGATCTGATTTTTGCTTTTATCCAATCATTGTTGGAGATGATAAGGATGGCGTGGCCCTCATGGATGAGATCGCCCGGATTGGAAAGTGTGGCTTTGCCTCAAATGCGGATTCGCTTTTAGTCGGCAGCGGCATGACACCCTTTGTTAAAAAAGTTTTTCTTACCGAAAAACCCATGGCGCCCAAAGCCCAAAAAATTGTGCCACCAATGCCAGACGTCTGGATCATTGATGAAGCCTATTTTGACTTTGATAAAGTTGCCGTCAAACCAGGTGCTTTTGATTTTCTAAATAAAATTGCCGGGTTTCTCAAAAACAATCCGAAAGCTTTTGTTAAAATTCAGGGGCATACCGACAGTGTGGGAACCAAAGCCTACAACGATGTCCTTTCCCTGCAACGCGCCCAGGCTGTGCGGGCCTATCTCATGGACAAAGGGGTTGATGAAAACCGCATGTCCTGCGAGGGATTCGGATTTTCCAAACCCGCATCTTCCGATAAAACGGAAAAAGGTCGGGCCTTGAACCGCCGCGTTAAAATTTATCCAATAAAATAA
- a CDS encoding J domain-containing protein, producing the protein MEYKDYYKALGVDRKASDKEIKKSYRKLARKCHPDVNQNDSTAAQKFSDLNEAYEVLSDPKKRRKYDQLDSQWKSHQHTSEQSEGFDWGRTQSAYDPKHSYQSVDPKAFEELFRTGGQYSDFFETLFGKGNQGPDSGNQTFSHGMQPQQGGDIEQPIQVSLNEAFNGGSRILEWENGRKIEVKIPRGVRSGSRVRIKGQGHPGTGKNNSGDLFLKINVLPDKQFLRENDDLKITVSVDMFTMLLGGKIPISGIDRTVTLDIPPETRNGRIFRLGKMGMPKMKHQDQRGNLYVTVETKLPENLSAGEKKLIEQWKDMH; encoded by the coding sequence ATGGAATACAAAGACTACTATAAGGCATTGGGTGTGGATCGCAAGGCAAGCGACAAGGAGATAAAAAAATCCTATCGCAAGCTGGCCCGGAAATGTCATCCTGATGTCAATCAAAATGATAGTACGGCAGCCCAAAAATTCTCTGATCTCAACGAGGCATATGAAGTCCTCTCAGATCCTAAAAAACGCCGGAAGTACGATCAGTTAGATTCTCAGTGGAAAAGCCACCAGCACACCAGCGAACAATCCGAAGGCTTTGACTGGGGCAGGACACAATCCGCATACGACCCAAAGCATTCCTACCAGTCAGTTGATCCCAAAGCTTTTGAAGAGTTGTTTAGAACTGGCGGTCAATATTCTGACTTTTTCGAGACCCTGTTCGGCAAGGGCAACCAAGGCCCGGATAGTGGAAATCAGACATTCTCTCATGGGATGCAACCGCAGCAGGGCGGTGACATTGAACAACCGATTCAGGTGAGTTTAAATGAAGCGTTTAACGGGGGCAGTCGTATACTGGAATGGGAAAATGGCCGTAAAATAGAGGTCAAAATCCCACGGGGGGTCAGGTCCGGCTCGCGGGTTCGGATCAAGGGTCAAGGTCATCCGGGGACCGGTAAAAATAATTCTGGGGATCTGTTTCTTAAGATCAACGTGTTGCCTGATAAACAGTTTCTGCGTGAAAACGATGATTTAAAAATCACCGTTTCTGTGGACATGTTCACCATGCTTTTGGGTGGCAAAATCCCGATATCCGGCATCGACCGTACAGTAACTCTTGATATCCCTCCGGAAACCCGGAATGGTCGAATTTTTAGACTTGGAAAAATGGGAATGCCAAAGATGAAACACCAGGACCAGCGCGGCAATCTGTATGTCACCGTGGAAACAAAATTGCCTGAGAATCTGAGTGCCGGGGAAAAAAAACTGATTGAGCAGTGGAAGGATATGCATTAA
- the hflK gene encoding FtsH protease activity modulator HflK, producing the protein MNEENAPPGVSKPAVNDVLKEILQQFNRFKGGPILILVVGVMVVVLWTSWFTVQPEETGIVQRFGKVMRTAGPGLHFKLPYGIETVRLLPTARVLKEEFGFRTVSVSTVPGQKTRYDSRGNYKDESLMLTGDLNVIDVRWIVQYRIEDPIRYLFQVRDTSKTIRDTTEAVMRRAVGNRLGSDVLTTGRVAVASEAKNEIQKILTTYKSGVRLVTVELQDVTPPDTVKPAFNEVNESRQDKEQTINKAQEQANREIPKARGVATQSISEAEGYALERVNRAKGEANRFEAILGQYEQAPQVTRRRLYLEAMTGFLSDMKGLYIVDKDQKAMVPWLPLESSGQPTAQGRQP; encoded by the coding sequence ATGAATGAAGAGAATGCCCCACCGGGGGTATCCAAACCGGCGGTGAATGATGTGTTAAAGGAAATTTTACAGCAGTTTAATAGATTCAAAGGCGGTCCGATCCTCATCCTTGTCGTTGGCGTGATGGTGGTGGTTTTATGGACTTCATGGTTCACCGTCCAACCTGAGGAGACAGGGATTGTACAGCGCTTCGGCAAGGTCATGCGCACAGCCGGCCCGGGATTGCATTTCAAATTGCCTTATGGTATCGAAACGGTCCGTCTGCTGCCCACGGCTCGCGTGCTCAAAGAAGAGTTCGGGTTTCGGACGGTCTCGGTTTCCACCGTTCCCGGTCAAAAAACCCGTTATGATTCACGCGGCAACTACAAGGACGAGTCACTGATGCTCACCGGGGATTTGAATGTCATTGACGTTCGGTGGATCGTCCAGTACCGCATCGAAGACCCGATCCGCTACCTGTTCCAGGTCCGCGACACTTCAAAAACAATTCGCGACACTACCGAGGCGGTCATGCGCCGCGCGGTCGGCAACCGTCTGGGCAGCGATGTACTGACCACCGGACGGGTAGCGGTGGCCAGTGAAGCTAAAAACGAAATTCAGAAAATTCTGACAACCTATAAGTCAGGCGTACGTCTGGTTACTGTAGAACTTCAGGATGTGACTCCTCCAGATACCGTAAAACCCGCTTTCAATGAAGTCAATGAGTCGCGTCAGGACAAAGAGCAAACGATCAATAAAGCCCAGGAACAGGCCAACCGGGAAATCCCCAAAGCCCGAGGCGTGGCGACCCAAAGTATCAGTGAGGCCGAAGGTTACGCACTGGAACGCGTAAACCGGGCCAAAGGTGAGGCCAATCGTTTTGAGGCCATTTTAGGACAATACGAACAGGCGCCGCAGGTTACACGCCGGCGGTTGTATCTTGAAGCCATGACCGGTTTTTTGTCAGACATGAAAGGACTTTATATCGTGGATAAGGACCAGAAGGCCATGGTGCCCTGGCTCCCATTGGAATCCAGTGGACAACCAACCGCACAAGGGAGGCAACCATGA
- a CDS encoding Hsp20/alpha crystallin family protein — protein MVEKKVVTKTDAKDLQKQEHKDERTDAGRFFIPQTDIIENKESLVITMDLPGVKKENVSIKLEKNILEIEGRIDYLPYEKLNPVYTEYNIGSYARKFTVSHTVDTSNIDAVLKDGVLTLALLKVPEAEPRQISIK, from the coding sequence ATGGTTGAAAAAAAGGTCGTCACCAAAACCGACGCTAAAGATCTTCAAAAACAAGAGCATAAAGACGAACGAACGGATGCCGGACGTTTTTTTATTCCACAAACCGATATTATTGAAAATAAGGAAAGTCTGGTAATAACGATGGATCTACCCGGTGTAAAAAAAGAGAATGTAAGTATAAAATTGGAGAAAAATATACTTGAGATCGAGGGGCGGATTGATTATTTGCCCTATGAAAAACTCAATCCTGTCTACACGGAGTACAACATCGGTAGTTATGCCAGAAAGTTTACCGTTTCCCATACCGTGGATACCAGCAATATTGATGCGGTTTTAAAGGATGGTGTTCTGACCCTGGCATTGCTCAAGGTTCCTGAAGCAGAACCACGGCAGATTTCCATTAAATAA